The Nicotiana tomentosiformis chromosome 2, ASM39032v3, whole genome shotgun sequence genome includes the window CCTCCAATTACGAATAGTACATTTTTGGTTCGTCTATAACACATATTAACGGATATACCTGATTTACAAACTATCATTCATGTAACGTATGTTAGTCGTAACAATGGAAAAGAATATGTGCGCGCGTAACCAGCAATTGTTTATGCTAGTCGAAGATTGTATGGACTAAAAGCGATTAATTTTACCGGAAAGTAAATATACGTGACCACATCTTATAAAGATGAAAACTAATATTATCTTCGGTTTATATTATGTTTTTTAAGATTTTTACATACCTCTTAAAAAGATATTTAATAATCTTAAATATAAAAGAGTATTTGTTtaaactatactatatatttTTCTTAAACATATGAGTACTAAACACTCTACTAATTGGATAAATAAGAATGAATTTTAGAAAGagataaaaaataaattactttttgttttttttgtgaaTATCAAATATTCTAAAACAAGTATTTAATTTACCAAATCAACTAATAGTCGGAACCGAAGGGAGTTTATGATTAGCTGTAAAATATCATGTTTCTTCATGTGTTTACATCAAACCAATAAATATAAGACATATgtcttgcatatatatatatttttacaccTAACCATGGTTAAGTGATatgtatttttactttattttgttgattcttaaaattaattatttagttAGGTGTAATATAATTATTTTGTTTGTCACTGAATTTGTTCAGGGTGTGTACCAAATTAACATACTTATGAAATTCATTTATGTGGTGTATGtattaaattaataaatttatGACATGCATTGACACATAATTTTTAAACTTAATTGTAGTTAAATTAATTAATACCTATGTAATAACAATCCGAAAGGGACCTAATGCATACGCGTCCCACTTTCTCCCCTAAGAAAAACTGAAAAAAGAGTCCTACTCCTATAGTGTGTGGGAGGTGGTGGTTTCCTATTAAAATACTTGTCCTGAAATAGTGAAATAAGTACACTAATTAGGAAACTGAACTAACTCATTGTCTATATATTGTCCACTTTGCCTCTCTTTTCTCTCTTCATACCATTCTACTATTAATTCCTTTCAATGACCAAATTTACGAACTCTAGTATTCCCTTAATTCAGCCTCTACGAATTCTCCAATTCCTTAAAAAAGAAGTAACCAAAGCCAAAGGAGTAGAAAAGAAGAATGAAGCCGGAGAGATGACCGCCGGTGGTGGCGGTGACGCTGGAGAGAAGACCATCGGCAGTGGCGGTGACGCCGGCGGAAAATTAGACGATGGGCTCGCTACCATCCTGTTAAAACTCGATTTGCATTGTGAAGGTTGTGCCAAGAAAGCCAAACGTTCAATTCGCCGATTTGAAGGTAATCGACTTACCTAGGTCtgataaatatttttctttgtaaTAATTAATATCACGTATGACCAATATTTGCATCTAAATACAATTACTAATATATattattacaacaacaacaacaacatgataagatctgcgtacacactaccctctccagaccccacggtgtgggataatactgagtatgttgttgtatattattatctacaataattaatataatattatttaagaCCAACATTTAACGGGATTCAAAGGCCTAATTTATAAAAGTACAAAAAATTATATATGTGATATTTTTATTTGGATTTTCTTTTCTATTCTAATTTTTTCATACGTATGTCTTACATTGTTTTAGTGTTACGAAAATGTTGTCTTTTATTTTGATTCGCTTCGCGCAGACTATTTAACTAGTTAATTTAAATAAACATCATTATCTACATAATAATACATTATTTAGTAggcatttggacataaaaattataatttatgaaaaaataataatatttggagttaagttgaaaaatgatatttgaaatttgaaattatgtttgaaaATACATTTATATTTTTGTgagtagaaaaaaaaaattaaaatttgaaaacgTAGTCAAAATGATTTTTTTGGTTTTTGAATAATTCATTTTcgaattttttccaaaaacttacaaaatttcatggacaaacatatttttgaatgaaaaaaaaatcttttcaaCGGACAAACAGATCCTTAATCTGATACAAGCAAATTATATGAAGGTTTGggctaatttttatttatttttaattgaagCTGTGGAAGACGTAAAGGCGGATTACATCAGTGGGAAATTGACGGTAAAAGGGAATGTGGATCCCTTATGGCTCCGGGAGATGGTTGAAAACAAGACAAAGAAGAAGGTGGAGCTCATTTCGGCTCAACCCAAAAAGGACAGTGGCGGCGGCGACGACGACGGAGATAAAAAATCCGATGACAAAGTTGAGAAAAAGGCCGAGGAGAAGAAAGGGGAAGATAAAAAGCCCAAGGAGGTAATTTACTTTTTTTTCCCCTTCTAACGTACACTTTATAGTGTTTATCATAATTTAAGTAAGCCAGGAGTTACAGTAATTACTGTTTAGTTTTTtatcaataaaataaataaatttgtgGTTGGATTATTAGATTTTTTCCTAACTTTCTGCTATTTTCTCTTTGGTTATTGTTTAGCCTCAATTTAACACTGTGGTACTGAAGATTCGGCTGCAATGTGACAGGAATGCACAAAAAGCAAAGCGAATTATAAAGAAAATCGATGGTAAGACTTTTTCCTTTGTAATTTGATTTAATTTATAGGAGTATATACTGATTGTATGTAAAAAATTACGCTATCAAATTATTAACCTGTCATGTTATAAATTTCATTTATTAggaaaaattatttataattatatttaggtGGTGCGATAGTGTAAAAATTCGTGTTCAAATCCTATTCTTTAGACATATATATTGTTTTTGTTGTAGTTGATTGCTTTTCCGTTTACCCTTATACAGGAGTGGAAGAAGTGAGTGTATCTCTAGAAAAAGATTTGGTGACAGTGAAGGGAACAATGGACGTAAAGGAGCTAACATCATCTTACTTGAAAGATAAATTGAAGAGGAACATAGATGTTGTTACACCAAAGAAAGATGGTGAATTAAAAGTGGCAAGTATAGAGCAAAAGACAGAGGTGATCAACAAAATGGAATACTATGGTTACACTACTCCAAATACGTACTATGCAATGCCAATTTACAATCACAATTACATGGATCAAGCTGATTATGGCTTGGCAATGCACAATCATCAAATGGTTACAGGCCAAGATTATGATCATACTGGCTATGTGCCCCCACCATACTTAACAGCGCCTCAAATGTTCAGTGATGAAAATTCTAACGGTTGCTCTGTTATGTGACAAGATTACAAATATATAAGTTCAGCTAAAATGTAAATATATAACTATATATAGAGTTTAGTATATACAGAATCATATAGATGAAATCATAGTTTTTGTCTAGGAAATACAGGTTAGACAGAAACAGTTAAGCTGCAGCATGTGAATTATTTGGTTTCATTTATTTAGTTCACAAGAGATCAGCAAAGATACCTTAATGGTTTCTTGTGGCATCATTTGAATTGTCTTCTTGACACTATTTGTTTAGACTTGTAAATTTTAAGTTTGCAATAATATCATTCAATTGTTGTGCAAATTGTATAACTTCCTATTTGTTACGTGTTCTTTTTGTACCATTAATCAGTTTAACACACACACAGTGCCAGTGCGTACACACAATAATTGATGTTTTGACCTTCGGATAATAAGAGACCACTCGGCACGCGGATTTCTTTTGATAAATCATAATAATACTGGCATTGGTCTTACTTAACATTTTAATATTAGATTTTGTATACGAGTTTGCGCGAATAGGCTATTTCCGTGTTACACTATTTTAGTTTTAATCCCATTTAAATAAGCTTGGCAAAAATAACTTGCGGGTCAAAATTTGAAGCTTGTGATTTAGAACTGTGGCAAATCTTGATGGATCGCCAAAAGTTCGGATGGAGGGATAAAGACTTGTCTTCCACGGTCCTAGCGGATCACAAGGATTTTAATATAAATTGTGTCGTAATTTTGTAAATTGGTTCAAATGACTTCAAATATCGATAATTTTTAATAGTTAAATTCTATTCAACCTTGAAAAATAAATAGATctgttttttttcttcaaaaagatTTTTTCCAATCTCAACAATTgtgttcttcaattcttttcaacctaaccaaatcaaattaattatggatATAGGCTCAACGGAATATTACCATCTGATTCTAAACACAAATAAAGTAATAGGTCTTCAATATTTTTATAACATATCTCAATTTTTAACAATTTTATAAGTTGTGTGCTCATAATTTATTGTTAGAAGAAGAATGATAAAGAGGAAGAAGGAGAAGAATAGGGAGGAGGAGAAAAAAGAGGAGAAATTCTGGCAGGTACCTATAGTGGCTACTTCTATAAACAGGTACAAAAGTTAAACACTAAGCCTTAAAAAGGCCATTCGGTGAAAATACTTGCATGTTCCCTAGAACTAGAAGATGGGACTATGGTTTTCCATCACATCCACAAATTGGTAGTTGTATAATTGGATTAGTAGGTACCTTCTTTGTAAACTTGAAATTACAAGCAGTCAAGCAAAACTTAGAAATTTAAGTTTTAGATTTTCTACTAACACtgtgaaaatataatattttacacGTTTTACTGTAGGGTTGTCTCTGTCACATCCACAAAAAGTTAAATAATTTCTTGTAATATTAATCATGTTAGTTTTCGTTAGTGTACGTGGTGATTTCAGATTTGGATGCATTGTGACGACAGAATGGCAAGAACCTTTCACTATAAAACAAACTAAATAcctaactttttttttctttcaaattcttctttttaatattttAGGATTGAAAATGAGATTAAGAAACACGTGTGCATACTTACGGATGTGTCTAGAATTCATTTTTCTTCTACCTAATGAAGCCATGTGGGAGTTAGTTCAGCCAAACCTTGTAAGTCGAACATTATACCGTGtaagattaatttttttttatgtatatatattaaatgttgaatccccttaagttctttatatatttattttttatattttttaaatcttCTTGTTGAAAATCATGCTTCTATCTCGGCCGAAAGAAAGTAGCCACAGATTGTTAGAAAAAGACGCATTTCCATTGTGTGTTTGAATATCGGTTTCATGTGTACGTCACTACTAAACCATTTAGAAGGGTAGATTTATAGCATCCAATTTCAACATCTCTCCCTCATCTTCTTCTTACCGGCTGCTACTCCTATTTAATGGGGTGGATTTGCAATAGAAGATCCACGTACCTACATAAAACAATATCTACTGGTTTAAATTAACTAAAACTTTAAAAACATTTAACAAAATGTTCATTCCACAATTCTTAATTTACTATCATATATACTTTGCCGACTATATAGTCATTATGTAGTTGTTTGTTAAGTTTTTGCTTCAATTGAAATGATTCGAAGTAGTGAAATTGACAGAGACACAAACATTCACACGAGTTAAACCACGTAGTACGTACACGATTATCCTACTAAAGTTAAAGCTACCATTAAACTAGAGTGTGACCACCaaaaatatgagagagagagaagtGTAGCTTCAATTCCACATCATCTCCATAATTGTAATTGCAGTCTTACCTAATACATGTTGAttagattttatttatttaaatatataATCGTTAAACAACTACTTCATCCTCGTAAGCTATTTTATTTGTTAGGACTAAACCGACCACCATTGTAAATTCATTTCCTAAGACCAGCATCGGAttatgtctctctctctctctctctctctctttttttttttttttttttttgagaaatgAATATCTTTGTCGCTTACACATCGATTAACATTGTCCAAACAGATTAAAATCTTTATTTTTGTATAGCCGTCCTACAACCGACATTTTCAAAGCCACGGACTGTTGCACACGTATACTTAACTTATCGTCAGACAAATTTTAGTAAAGCTTATATTTTAATTTTGTAACGTTTAATTTGATGATCTTTTATTAAGGTATTTTAGTTCGATTAAAATTGAATAAACTTATATTTATCTACTCACGtacgaaaagaaaaaaaaaagaaaatatttgatcTTCTTGGCTAGAAATAGAGTTTATTACCTAGAAGGTCACTTAACTATTGGAAATAGGTgaataaatttatttttctttcttttgtatcAGAAAATTTATTTACATCTTTTGATATTTCACTGAAAAAGTcgcttttatttcttttatctatatctatatctatctatctatatataatattataaaagcatgaattcaatgtcggtttataaaaataaccttataatattaagcataataactcataataaaaggacataaccggaattctagatattagttTTATAATCCTATtggttttaggacataatactatacgttaggaatcctacatgattacctttaggaatccaattagtttaattactttcggacggtctaattcatataaaattgaataagtaaatatctttagtcatttaatcctattacttttaggatatacttcttaaaaatttctattactaatttaattcgaaaacgtattataatgtcctattactaatttaatttgagaatgtattatattgtccaaatccatttagaaaaaagagagcctattttattataaaagcataaatacaatattaatataccaaaatagcccaaaaatattaagcggaagaactcatagggaaatgacataactgcaataacctatttttggATTACAATACCGTCTgtgttaatttttaatatttaagattttaaaattaataaaattttatctattaaattcttgttaaaaatatgtaggaagattTAATAAagtcaatttcataagaatcctccgtattggcaatacattaccactccataatgtccaatacaaaaaataataatttaaatggacaacataaagagttaaaattgagaaaaaaataaccccacgataatatatttttatattttatttgaactatttttctactcaaaaatatttttttatcaatttttttgtgtaatattaaaaaatatccaATTATTAAACAtgcaactaagaaaatatttaagaatataaatataTGAGAAAGAGcaaaaaaatggttggtaagagtcaataccattaatgattctacaaacataaagatctaaaagtgaaatgtcatatcaatcttttactctttgaaaataaaatttatagtggataaaattataattaagattaaatattcaaaacaagagatgaactaatattaagatctgaatcaacatagaataaattatttttatgtttaaaccaaataattaaatcttttaattaattatttatcaagagaatccaattcagttattttttaaattcatcatatgagtaaaattcttattcaagttaaataaaaaaaatggagtatacataaatttattccataaaaagagcgttagaacacaaagtaaaaaaggTTAGTATGtaattaagaatcaaaatgataTACAAGTGattgaggaagcacaatcaaaactaaatcctaatcaagaacaagctttcaagactatattataaagagtcgactctggtataacgagattattctttgtagatacCTCCGatggaatcgaaataatatttctatgtcatgcattacttgcaaatatcatatcaagaggcatggcactgttagcaataatagcaagtggtatatcaacaacgattttattgtgaaGCCACCCACTTtatatttgatatacctcttcaaataacttaaataaccatcgcaaatatatcaaagcagagcaatgctgctaaatttataaggaaagcaaaatttataatatgggatgaagcacttatggtaaagtgtcaaacgatcgaaataattaTCCGGAGTTCTTATTAATGAACCGTTTTATGAAAACTTATTGGTTTGagaggtgatttctgtcaagtacaaccagtagttccaaaatcgacaaaagagattgtaaaagctagcttgcaaagttatacttgtggcctcAAGTGAAAatgattcaactgacaagaaatataaagtaagaacagatccagtattcagtgtcttcttgcttcgtgtcgaaaacgaagaagagcatccaataaagatgatttggttttttctcaacacttggttatcaatcccaatagtaatagtagtgcatttaataagagaaatatttctatcagtATATTAAAACgtaatttgtgcaaatcgcatgatagaattaaaaagatatcttatctagcagaaatgaatatgttgatcaactaagtaaaaggttgattgcaaaattttataataaaaataaaatatttttcagtttttgacccagtagaaaatgataccaataattactaccaagaagaatacttaaatactttaatacccaatggccttctaccatacatgtttgttgttaagtttattatttcttacgtatgttagtgccaccgtatatataatagactaagttaaaattgacaTTCCATTGTATATatattaattttgaaaaaaacaTATGTCCGTCAAGCTACTGAAAAATttagatacgccgaatagcttatgtaatagcacacatatgatatatagaagttttgacaataacgtcatacatacaaaaattatgatactggtcaatatgcttctaagtatattcttatccttgAATTCCattttcgtcttccgaaactaaggaatatccttttaaatttgtgtgaaaataatttttagtatgtttatgttttgcaaaatataacaaataaagcataaggacaaacatcctaaatattaaattatatttaCCGCAATACGTTTTCTTGCAagaacaactgtatgttgcactttcaagagggatattaAGATCGACAAGAAGAGTTTTGGTTAAGGCAGaacaaccaaagcattaggaggaaacatacacaaaaaaatattgtccacaaagaagtgttcgctaagataccatcacattaaatacttttaaactataacatataattatctaactaacatgacaaaattgatcatttgtgtaagttttgatgatgtccttttattttaaattcatgtattatgttaatgtaataatatttttcgacaTTTAGAGGATTGTTGTACTATTACACAtaaaaatttctctcattaattctTTTGTTCCTTCAtctaaataaatgtttaaatcatcaTGTATCATTATTAACATGCAAtacacgttcatagatactagtataCGAAAAATTACTTATCTTTTCGTTGTTTCACTCAAAAGGTCACTCAAACCGGAAGTGATTAATGACGTGGCACCTGATTTGTaagccaaaaataaaaaatattaaaaccaATTCAGTTTAACCAGAAACCTCCTTTCCGAACCAATACCTGACCCCTAAAATCCCTTTATATGCtaaataaatatctttatctGTCCGAAAATGATAAATGCTTAAATACGGAGAGTTTGGAAGCACCATGTGTGATGGTTTTGGACTTCTGAAGCATCTTTTACAAGAAATATGAATAattgataaaatataataattaaacttTTAAGAAACGCGCCACGTGTTGGTCTGGTGACCTAATTATTTTTTCGTAAGAGCTTGTTTACTAACACTTAAAGTGATCTAAGTTAAATGATCTAACATAATATATTCTCATTAAGAGTCGGATTGGAGGTTTTTTGTTTAAAAGAGTTGGAGCTTAATAATTtctttttttgccttaaaaataggTAGCATGTTACTAAAAAGTGGTGGGACATTTTAATGACCTTTTGAGTGAAATAATAAAAGATAAGTAACTTTActgatacaaaaaaaaaaaaaaaaaataaccttTTGAGTGAAATAACAAAAGATAAATGACTTTTTCgatacaaaagaaagaaaagtgatttTGTTCACTTATTTCCAATAGTTCAATGACTTTCTAACTAATGAACTCGCTAGAAATAATGTAAATTTAATTCGATCTAAATCCCTTTTTATTTTAATCTCAATTAACAAGTGCTATAGTAAAAAACTAATCTCTCTTTTGGAAAATTATCTTATCCCAACGAATATTGTGTGAAGGAATAACAAATTACATGCCCATGTGTAATATTCAAACAAAAAGTTAAATGTTTCAGAGTGATTATATTGCTGGTTACACCACATATCTCAATATTTATTCAAAGAAATAAATTAATAACGAAGAAGGGTGGGGAATAACCTAAATTTAGAGCCATAATATATGGAAGATAGTGCATTAAATAGTTTAAATTAGGAAAGAGAGAAGGGTATGTGCCAATTACTCGTGAATCATGATGAGACTGACCTTCAAATGGTTCTGACTCAGCTCTGACTatgaaatatttttataaaagaaattatgACTTGGCTATTGGCTTCTACCCTAAATCTGAAAAATAATGCAGAATTTTTCAGAACCCAAAAAAATCTACGTGTTTAATATTTAAATGAAAAGGAAATTACCAAAAGAGGAATCAAAAACTTCGAAAAGATTATTAAGGCCATGCTTTTTTGTTTTTACAATTACTTTATAAAATGAATGCTTATTGGTTAAGAATCAAAGACAAAAAAATGTAAAATTTTGTTTATTATTCAAGAACTTGCATGTTTCATACATGTTGGCCTaagtaagtttgttttgatgattgacaaaggaactcaagtaTGAACCAGGTTCATACACAATGTACACAGACACATGCAGATTCGAGCACAAGGCATGCACGTAAAGAAGATAAActtaagtggttatatctgatatctcttgAGCGAAAatattgcataattgataaggagcaagactccttactcgaagagaactttatcctagataagggaggagttaagttgaagataactagaactcttccaccaaggaagagtatagcACTATACttctagttatttcttattctactaactctatatatttcaggatgttctcattttacagaTACGCATAAACGTTGAAGTTAAATGAGAGTTGAgagaaaaatagcaaggcatGTTACAAGCAATTCATGTGTGATTTAAGTGTGCGAACTTGAAGCTATATGAACTAGATAAAATAACTAGTtctaagtgtctgtcttttattctagttcaattgtagtagggcttttgagttgtacctttcagctttctctAGAAATATTTGTACTATGTACTCTGAGtatattgttcaagttagagttaacttgaaattgtCGCAACAGTCTGAGGCTGGTTGCGGGTTAGaagtaatccttaggtttacaagagttttgtaaatgctatTTTTGgttcagtgatttagtgaagtattGGAAAAAATtctactgggtagtaggtcgtagttttttcatcttttgagccatgtattttccacgtaaaaatacttgtgttctttactttctgtatttataattctgcaacagtagtataaggagcACATAGAAGAACAAAGTCCTTTTATAATCTGTGTACGCAAAAAATTAGACATCATACAAATcatcccctccccccccctcttgtgtggtattgaagtataaaacatcaattggtatcaaagcaggttatccttgaagaggctaacaccttaggagaagatcaagatgagtgcatcACCTGGAAATTGgaaagggcaatccactgctagggcaccactctttaatggccagtactactcttgATGGAAGAACAAGATGAGAGATCACATACAAGGAGAAGACTATGAGTTATGTGACATTGTCACTGACGGTCCCCTCGCTACTTTAAAGAAAAATACTGaaggagtagatgtgccaaagGCAAGAGCTGATTGCAATGCTGATGATCTGAAGAAATGAGAAAAGAATGCCAAAACCAAGAAATGGTTtatttgtggacttggtccagatgagtacagcaGAATCCAAGACTGTTCCACTGCTAAGCAAATTTGGGACACACTAtaagtggctcatgaaggaacaactCAGGTGAACAGATCAAGAGGAACTCTATTGTACTCACCGTATGAGAACTTTATTATGAAAGATGGATAAACCATTCAGGAGATGTACATAAGGTTCACAACcttaacaaatgaactaaaatctcttggaaggattatcccTGAAGAAGAAAGAGTTGAGAAGATACTTACTAGGGTCTTGCCAATCACTTGGGAAAGCAAGATCACTACC containing:
- the LOC104097597 gene encoding heavy metal-associated isoprenylated plant protein 3-like is translated as MTKFTNSSIPLIQPLRILQFLKKEVTKAKGVEKKNEAGEMTAGGGGDAGEKTIGSGGDAGGKLDDGLATILLKLDLHCEGCAKKAKRSIRRFEAVEDVKADYISGKLTVKGNVDPLWLREMVENKTKKKVELISAQPKKDSGGGDDDGDKKSDDKVEKKAEEKKGEDKKPKEPQFNTVVLKIRLQCDRNAQKAKRIIKKIDGVEEVSVSLEKDLVTVKGTMDVKELTSSYLKDKLKRNIDVVTPKKDGELKVASIEQKTEVINKMEYYGYTTPNTYYAMPIYNHNYMDQADYGLAMHNHQMVTGQDYDHTGYVPPPYLTAPQMFSDENSNGCSVM